One genomic segment of Belonocnema kinseyi isolate 2016_QV_RU_SX_M_011 chromosome 2, B_treatae_v1, whole genome shotgun sequence includes these proteins:
- the LOC117167258 gene encoding transmembrane protein 209, whose protein sequence is MGDFHSPMKCISPNARILTPKPQVQQTLDLRQTQTKAKTSITWFFINTALLGIIIFDISYGGVAYKPFYWIEWCLASIFALNSLYHILSYSIATLSIQTVVISPRQRKLLGVPEDDPFFKTEKPAAPKCLTPSSPLNLTCMNLSRHSNTLGSPVINESKDYSSSSPFCKYGASPSPRKLMSANNSSLSKSLNTSMNSSFAGEDLIQDESELQHYLKEVSNKERKATHSTNMDQPSNLLSSFWSHPATRSPGEVSPMLRRCAYQLAPTVDKSKSTSPGAEEGHSTRGSFGGPDVWRKYRVDSGIVNQWTANLRMWISKTVVERVAVEIDNVCAALIRHGLSDSQPGHIGLDKLRKLAQSSLASAIPTLPTLVPFLEICSNQDYLVNRIKVLAKGGSMSEFKWNGGGTYNGKDWDCSLPTDTAIVMHLVSSYMDTQLEAPLDQPDARPFTSRYTARSGLELPRNKGPIIVCQSVNPPNYSLALSGDSLATDYEEIPRGRNNMFHTLLLFLYIVKTRDHGMLGRVNLGMSGVNVLWVIEN, encoded by the exons ATGGGTGACTTCCATTCTCCAATGAAATGTATTTCTCCTAACGCAAG GATTCTAACTCCGAAACCACAAGTGCAGCAAACTTTGGATCTTCGACAAACTCAAACCAAGGCCAAAACCAGTATAACATGGTTTTTCATCAACACCGCTTTACTGGGAATTATCATCTTCGACAT atCTTACGGTGGTGTGGCCTACAAACCATTTTATTGGATAGAATGGTGTCTAGCATCAATCTTCGCCTTAAATTCTCTCTACCACATACTTTCATACTCGATTGCAACTTTGAGCATTCAGACAGTAGTGATTAGTCCCAGACAGAGAAAATTATTAGGCGTTCCAGAAGATGATCCATTTTTCAAAACCGAAAAACCCGCGGCGCCAAAATGTTTAACACCAAGCTCTCCGCTCAATTTGACTTGTATGAATTTGAGCAGACACTCTAACACTTTAGGATCTCCTGTTATCAACGAGAGCa agGATTACTCGTCGTCGAGTCCCTTTTGTAAATACGGAGCTTCACCTTCGCCAAGGAAATTAATGAGTGCGAATAATAGTTCTCTCAGCAAATCACTGAATACGTCAATGAATTCGAGTTTTGCTGGTGAAGATCTCATTCAGGACGAGTCAGAATTACAACATTATTTGAAGGAAGTTTCAAACAAGGAGAGGAAGGCCACTCATTCCACGAATATGGATCAGCCTTCGAATCTTTTGAGTTCTTTTTGGTCTCATCCTGCAACAAGAAGTCCTGGTGAAGTTTCGCCGATGCTCAGAAGATGTGCTTATCAACTCGCGCCAACTGTtg ATAAGTCAAAATCAACGAGTCCTGGAGCTGAGGAAGGACATTCTACAAGAGGATCTTTCGGCGGGCCAGACGTGTGGAGGAAATATCGAGTAGATTCTGGAATAGTGAATCAATGGACTGCAAATCTACGAATG TGGATAAGTAAAACGGTAGTTGAGAGAGTTGCAGTTGAGATAGATAATGTGTGTGCTGCTCTGATTCGTCACGGACTGAGTGACTCTCAACCAGGCCACATAGGACTCGATAAACTTAGAAAACTCGCTCAATCTTCCCTAGCATCTGCGATACCAACCCTTCCAACTTTAGTTCCGTTTTTGGAAATCTGCAGCAATCAGGATTACTTGGTCAACAGAATCAAAGTTCTGGCCAAGGGAGGATCCATGAGCGAATTCAAGTGGAACGGTGGAGGTACTTATAATGGCAAAGATTGGGATTGCAGCTTACCAACTGATACTGCA atAGTAATGCATCTGGTTTCATCGTACATGGACACGCAATTAGAAGCTCCCCTAGATCAACCAGATGCTCGGCCTTTCACTTCCAGATATACGGCAAGATCAGGATTGGAATTGCCGCGGAACAAGGGTCCAATAATCGTTTGCCAATCTGTAAATCCTCCTAATTACAGTCTAGCATTATCTGGCGATTCTTTGGCCACCGATTACGAAGAAATTCCAAGA GGGAGGAATAACATGTTTCACACTCTCTTGTTATTTCTCTACATCGTAAAAACACGGGATCACGGAATGCTTGGACGCGTCAACCTTGGAATGTCGGGTGTAAACGTTCTTTGGGTGATTGAAAATTGA